From one Streptomyces chromofuscus genomic stretch:
- a CDS encoding helix-turn-helix transcriptional regulator, with protein sequence MPNDLSPTARALRVLEILQARPGTTADELSARLGVTERAARRYVGILREAGIPVESARGPYGGYRLGRGTRLPPVYFTQSEALSLVMAVLGAQPAAADVDDLVGTALGKVVKALPESVGQQAAMLRQHAAAAPDPYVARPDPAVTSELVEAIAARRRVSVTYHSEAGNQWQAEVDPWSLVVRHGRWYLLCHSHRADAIRTYRVDRIRAVRSTGHKFEPPQALDPVAVLEENLGLGWEFSVRVVFDAPLAEVAPWIRPPMGRLKPLGDGCALVGSTSNPVMYAQEWLARVPFAFRVDGGEELRAAVAALVARFTAAVADQP encoded by the coding sequence GTGCCGAACGATCTCAGCCCCACCGCGCGAGCGCTGCGCGTCCTGGAGATCCTCCAGGCCCGCCCCGGTACGACGGCCGACGAACTCTCCGCGCGGCTGGGCGTCACGGAGCGAGCCGCGCGCCGGTACGTCGGGATCCTCAGAGAGGCCGGCATCCCCGTGGAATCGGCACGAGGTCCGTACGGCGGATACCGATTGGGGCGTGGGACGCGGTTGCCACCCGTGTACTTCACGCAGTCCGAGGCGCTCAGCCTGGTGATGGCGGTGCTCGGCGCCCAGCCTGCCGCGGCCGACGTCGACGACCTGGTCGGCACCGCTCTGGGCAAGGTCGTCAAGGCGCTGCCGGAGAGTGTCGGCCAGCAGGCGGCCATGCTGCGGCAGCACGCGGCGGCCGCGCCCGATCCGTACGTGGCCCGCCCCGATCCGGCCGTCACCAGCGAACTCGTCGAAGCCATCGCCGCCCGACGCCGCGTGTCGGTCACGTACCACAGCGAGGCGGGCAACCAGTGGCAGGCGGAGGTGGATCCCTGGTCCCTCGTCGTCCGCCACGGACGCTGGTACTTGCTGTGCCACTCCCACCGCGCGGACGCCATCCGCACCTACCGGGTCGACCGGATACGCGCCGTCCGCTCGACCGGGCACAAGTTCGAGCCACCCCAGGCCCTCGATCCGGTGGCGGTGCTGGAGGAGAACCTGGGCCTCGGATGGGAGTTCTCCGTCCGCGTGGTGTTCGACGCACCGCTGGCCGAGGTGGCACCGTGGATCCGGCCGCCCATGGGGCGGCTCAAACCCTTGGGGGACGGATGTGCGCTGGTCGGCAGCACCAGCAACCCGGTCATGTACGCGCAGGAATGGCTGGCGAGGGTGCCGTTCGCCTTCCGTGTCGACGGTGGTGAGGAACTGCGTGCCGCCGTCGCGGCACTCGTGGCGCGCTTCACCGCAGCCGTGGCGGACCAGCCCTGA
- a CDS encoding suppressor of fused domain protein yields the protein MFERGRSQRATTGVEAHIRGFFTGHAITVSDYDLGAGRREAVPDLRILTVSPGPRADSWAYVTAGCWSTVETDGHGFEFVLTAPVRDERFADLLAMTACYHADHHLDLEHSLPIGEPWLPGSHCDHLLISLPYLHGPDLEHCPLPDGHARILWVLPVTAAEMAYRREHGHEALEQLLDEHAIVPTDPRRPSAA from the coding sequence ATGTTCGAGAGAGGGCGCAGCCAGCGGGCGACAACAGGCGTCGAGGCCCACATCCGCGGCTTCTTCACCGGCCATGCGATCACGGTGAGCGACTACGACCTGGGAGCTGGGCGCAGAGAAGCAGTTCCCGACCTGCGGATCCTCACCGTCAGTCCCGGACCACGTGCCGACAGCTGGGCCTACGTCACCGCCGGCTGTTGGTCCACGGTTGAGACGGACGGCCACGGCTTCGAGTTCGTCCTCACCGCGCCCGTCCGCGACGAACGCTTCGCTGATCTCCTGGCCATGACCGCCTGCTACCACGCCGATCACCACCTCGATCTCGAGCACAGCCTGCCCATCGGGGAGCCGTGGCTGCCCGGGTCCCACTGCGACCACCTGCTGATCAGCCTCCCCTACCTCCACGGCCCCGACCTGGAGCACTGCCCGCTACCGGACGGCCATGCCCGCATTCTGTGGGTTCTGCCAGTCACCGCAGCCGAGATGGCCTACCGCCGTGAACACGGTCACGAGGCCCTTGAGCAGCTCCTCGACGAGCACGCGATCGTCCCGACCGATCCAAGGCGTCCATCCGCCGCCTGA
- a CDS encoding 2'-5' RNA ligase family protein: MRTVELLLDEAAELAVREAWRRLADAGLPSQARHRSPTNSPHLTLAACPELTPPIRWELAEVAAALPLPVRFTGLVRFERPTSVLAWALDLDSALAGLHRRVWEAVASDSPPGTLSPFHEPGHWSPHVTLGRTRRAGAFVGRRVPELLPAPPLSVRLVTLRSYDTETGALEVLEPRTDGGAWLGM, translated from the coding sequence GTGCGCACGGTTGAGCTCCTGTTGGACGAGGCGGCGGAGCTGGCGGTCCGGGAGGCCTGGCGGCGGCTCGCGGACGCGGGACTGCCCAGTCAGGCGCGCCACCGCTCACCGACCAACAGCCCGCACCTCACCCTGGCCGCCTGCCCGGAGCTGACCCCTCCGATCCGCTGGGAGCTCGCCGAGGTCGCCGCTGCGCTGCCGTTGCCCGTACGTTTCACCGGCCTGGTCCGCTTCGAGCGGCCCACCTCGGTGCTGGCGTGGGCGCTGGACCTCGACTCCGCGCTGGCGGGTCTGCACCGCCGGGTGTGGGAGGCGGTGGCCTCGGACAGCCCGCCCGGCACCCTCAGCCCGTTCCACGAACCCGGGCACTGGAGCCCGCACGTCACCCTCGGCCGCACGCGCCGGGCCGGTGCCTTCGTCGGCCGGCGGGTCCCCGAACTGTTGCCGGCACCGCCGCTGTCGGTCCGGCTCGTCACCTTGCGCAGTTACGACACCGAGACCGGTGCCCTGGAGGTGCTGGAGCCTCGCACCGATGGAGGGGCATGGCTCGGCATGTAG
- a CDS encoding MOSC and FAD-binding oxidoreductase domain-containing protein codes for MAALVSVNVGLPKDVPWRGQTVHTGVWKEPVAGARMVRRLNIDGDGQGDLAGHGGEMRAVLVYQLDSYDYWARELGRTDLGPGHFGENFTVDGLADDEVCIGDRYRIGGAVFEVSQPRVTCYRVGLRLGEPRMAALLVAHQRPGFYFRVIEEGEVEAGQEIVKVASGPEGMSVREINGLLYLPGHSREQVERALRIPALSPGWQASMRALLDQAGDDTGPGGGNAGLTGGAAPPPAWRGFRPLTVTGMQAESRSVLSLTLAAPDGQPLPAALPGQFITVKVPADPAGLPLVRSYSLSGAPGTGSYRISVKQEAHGAASGYLHAHAAIGSELEVAAPRGTFRLHEAAGPVVLISAGVGATPLLAMLHALARSAAQREVWWLHAARDGAEHAFAAEVRELLAALPSTRCRIFYSRPRQDDRQGIDYTETGRLTPARIAGLGLPSDADVYLCGPQGFMDATAAALRQAGLDPSRVRTELFGAQAAITPGIAVPVTAKAPHQPVGEPGTGPDVTFARSGLTVPWQAHRASLLEFAEACDVPARWSCRTGVCHTCELPLLSGTVAYSPDPVDPPAEGNALICCSTPAPGTDEVVLDL; via the coding sequence ATGGCCGCGCTGGTATCGGTCAATGTGGGACTGCCGAAGGACGTGCCATGGCGCGGCCAGACCGTTCACACGGGCGTGTGGAAGGAGCCGGTGGCCGGGGCGCGGATGGTGCGGCGGCTGAACATCGACGGTGATGGTCAGGGTGATCTTGCCGGTCATGGCGGGGAGATGCGCGCGGTGCTGGTGTACCAGCTCGACTCCTACGACTACTGGGCACGGGAGCTTGGCCGCACCGACCTGGGGCCGGGGCATTTCGGTGAGAACTTCACCGTGGACGGGCTTGCTGACGACGAGGTGTGCATTGGTGACCGGTACCGGATCGGCGGTGCTGTGTTCGAGGTCAGCCAGCCGCGCGTCACCTGTTATCGCGTCGGTCTTCGCCTTGGTGAGCCGCGGATGGCGGCGCTGCTCGTCGCGCACCAGCGTCCCGGGTTCTACTTCCGGGTGATCGAAGAGGGCGAGGTCGAGGCCGGGCAGGAGATCGTCAAGGTGGCCTCCGGCCCGGAGGGGATGTCTGTTCGGGAGATCAACGGGCTGCTGTACCTGCCGGGGCACAGCCGGGAGCAGGTCGAGCGGGCGTTGAGGATTCCCGCCCTCAGCCCGGGTTGGCAGGCGTCCATGCGTGCCCTGCTCGACCAGGCGGGCGACGACACTGGACCAGGCGGTGGGAACGCGGGCCTGACCGGTGGTGCCGCGCCACCGCCGGCATGGCGGGGGTTCCGGCCGCTCACCGTGACGGGGATGCAGGCGGAGAGCCGCAGTGTGCTGTCCCTGACCCTGGCCGCTCCGGACGGGCAGCCACTGCCGGCCGCGCTTCCGGGCCAGTTCATCACGGTGAAGGTTCCGGCGGACCCAGCAGGCCTACCGCTGGTGCGCAGCTACTCCCTGTCCGGTGCACCGGGTACAGGCAGTTACCGGATCAGTGTCAAGCAAGAAGCCCATGGTGCCGCAAGCGGCTATCTCCATGCCCACGCCGCCATCGGCAGCGAACTCGAGGTGGCGGCCCCCCGAGGCACTTTCCGGCTGCACGAAGCGGCGGGCCCGGTGGTATTGATCTCCGCCGGGGTAGGGGCCACCCCGCTGCTCGCCATGCTGCATGCCCTGGCCCGGTCCGCGGCCCAGCGGGAGGTGTGGTGGCTGCACGCCGCTCGTGACGGTGCCGAGCACGCGTTCGCCGCGGAGGTCCGTGAGCTGCTGGCGGCGCTCCCCAGCACCAGGTGCCGGATCTTCTACAGCCGGCCCCGGCAGGACGACCGGCAGGGCATCGACTACACCGAAACCGGCCGGCTCACGCCCGCACGCATCGCGGGCCTGGGTCTGCCGTCGGACGCCGACGTGTACCTGTGCGGACCGCAGGGTTTCATGGACGCGACAGCCGCTGCGCTCCGGCAGGCGGGTCTGGATCCTTCACGGGTGAGAACCGAACTGTTCGGAGCACAGGCAGCCATCACGCCGGGCATCGCTGTGCCGGTGACGGCCAAAGCCCCGCATCAACCCGTCGGCGAGCCCGGCACAGGCCCGGACGTGACCTTCGCCCGGAGCGGCCTCACAGTGCCCTGGCAAGCCCACCGCGCGAGCCTGCTGGAGTTCGCCGAGGCCTGCGACGTGCCGGCGCGGTGGTCCTGCCGCACGGGCGTTTGCCACACCTGCGAGCTGCCCCTGCTTTCGGGGACGGTCGCCTACAGCCCGGACCCGGTGGACCCCCCGGCCGAGGGCAACGCCCTGATCTGCTGCTCCACCCCGGCACCGGGCACGGACGAGGTCGTCCTGGACCTGTGA
- a CDS encoding helix-turn-helix domain-containing protein, translating to MIAELVAEVDSLCHERHQARLATRPRKRAVGVGAKHRLVLVERLLATLVQRRHGTTHDVPARWFGVARSTNTRAIGELRPLLAERGCTVSQGVRLRILAEVVDRRGTVITVPQHADAF from the coding sequence GTGATCGCTGAACTCGTCGCCGAAGTAGACTCGTTGTGCCATGAACGGCACCAGGCCAGGCTCGCGACCCGGCCACGGAAGCGCGCCGTGGGCGTGGGCGCGAAGCACCGGCTGGTCCTCGTCGAACGGCTCCTGGCCACCCTCGTGCAGCGCCGCCATGGAACCACTCATGACGTGCCGGCCCGCTGGTTCGGCGTGGCCCGCTCCACCAATACCCGGGCCATCGGAGAGCTGCGACCACTGCTCGCTGAGCGCGGATGCACGGTGAGCCAAGGTGTTCGGCTGCGGATCCTGGCAGAGGTCGTCGACCGTCGCGGTACCGTGATCACTGTGCCTCAGCATGCCGACGCGTTCTGA
- a CDS encoding alpha/beta fold hydrolase, with the protein MDILLVGGLWLTGSVWGRVVPALESLGHRPVPLTLPGQGDGSASATLDDQLAAVLAAVDAAPGKPMVVGHSAACTLAWMAADRRSERLAKVALIGGFPTADGQPYADFFEVKDGVMAFPGWGPFEGPDAADLDDVARREFAAAAIPVPEGVARGVVRLADERRFDVPVVVVCPEFTPAQAREWIDAGDVPELARAKDVDFADVDSGHWPMVTQPAELARILAAAADAR; encoded by the coding sequence ATGGACATCCTGCTCGTCGGTGGCTTGTGGCTGACCGGGTCCGTGTGGGGCCGCGTCGTGCCCGCGCTGGAATCGCTCGGTCATCGTCCTGTGCCGCTCACTCTCCCGGGCCAGGGAGACGGTTCCGCGTCCGCCACGCTCGACGACCAATTGGCGGCAGTGCTCGCCGCGGTGGACGCGGCCCCGGGCAAGCCCATGGTCGTGGGGCATTCCGCCGCCTGCACCCTGGCCTGGATGGCCGCCGACCGGCGGTCGGAGCGGCTTGCCAAGGTCGCTCTCATCGGCGGTTTCCCGACCGCCGACGGTCAGCCGTACGCCGATTTCTTCGAGGTGAAGGACGGCGTCATGGCCTTCCCCGGCTGGGGCCCGTTCGAGGGCCCGGACGCGGCCGACCTCGACGACGTGGCCAGGCGGGAGTTTGCGGCTGCCGCGATCCCGGTGCCCGAAGGCGTGGCCAGGGGAGTGGTGCGGCTGGCAGACGAACGGAGATTCGACGTTCCGGTGGTGGTGGTATGTCCTGAGTTCACGCCGGCGCAAGCGCGGGAGTGGATCGACGCCGGGGACGTCCCGGAGCTCGCCCGGGCCAAGGACGTCGACTTCGCCGACGTCGACTCGGGCCACTGGCCCATGGTCACCCAGCCCGCCGAGCTGGCCCGGATCCTGGCAGCGGCCGCCGACGCACGATGA